One Thermodesulfobacteriota bacterium DNA window includes the following coding sequences:
- the smc gene encoding chromosome segregation protein SMC: MKIKSLEITGFKSFYEKTRINFDLRLSAIVGPNGCGKSNVLDAIRWILGEQNPRQLRANVMEEVISNGSEFLKPLGMAEVSLLMENVPSYNFEQVEIKRRVFRSGETEYYLNGVPCRLKDITDIFIDTGSGARAYSVIGQGRVDQMITAKPEDKRTLLEEVAGIRKYKIRRRETETRIKTTRENLSRVRDMAGEVKRQMDTLSLQAKHAEEFRELSEESRRLEAGILRARIERLENKKKTVSEEKTAVEQSIAKSEEEIIQVINLLKKLNNQSLITDDKVRELENSIYRTKTELQTKISSQELIKTEISSIERFIEKIESESALLGGERLNLAAQTGIKRSALEEVGLELEKEKEEIAAKENMLAAIKTGFAEIRAEHQGIRASLFKTLDEYSSLKGAALGYEKELKDLYSKKEVIEKELSEIELERKAAAEEISNLERTLSENEAKRQHISESRDRLLASLSSLSDAQATKREEYDRVQDRLNESSSRLTVLNQIQANYEWLPEGIRNYILEHKGNGVLGTVSDFISVPEGYEKAVEAVLGDKIKWILVEENSQALSAIDSLRQRSLGRGTFVPARGIEAKAASNGRPASSRPLSEIVHLDNKLSVIENILNSVYMVPSLGEGLRMQSEMGGGSSFVTAEGDYLHPDGVISGGTAQPGVLERKREIENLKTLISGLERETDTLGLEIEANELEIKGLHAGIKDYESGLVETGIVDAETRKDILNFKNNLEKLERRIEAISLNLQKTGSETDEKLRLMDETRVKLEGLDSEKSVLEQRFGEVEGKIQKAEEEERSVEREIAEKKVKCASLVEKEKSLIEDLTELERRIRDIDSRIELESRNIEEKKQEKLSFIEKDRYTVEEISLINKAISENEEKLQVMRQERNTVVEETRAANENRESLNTILSDLRLRNNSLELDLNSLQIEAENINDIIERTNLSEIISGMAERGEPAEINIHEEEARLKKLQAQIEKFGPVNLLAPEEYNKLEERHKFLNEQMEDLNQAINSLGKAINKIDKESEKRFRETFELMDQKFQEIFSRLFRGGEGKLVLTEPENMLESGVEVMVRPRGKKFQAITLLSGGEKALSAIALIIAACLIKPAPFLLFDEIDAPLDDRNTSYFIELVKEIDRNSQVILITHNKKTMQQVNSLIGITSNKSGTSTVVSVDLS; the protein is encoded by the coding sequence ATGAAAATCAAATCCCTGGAAATTACCGGCTTTAAATCATTCTACGAAAAGACACGCATCAATTTCGACCTACGCCTGAGCGCTATAGTGGGCCCGAACGGCTGCGGGAAGTCGAACGTGCTCGACGCCATCAGGTGGATACTGGGCGAGCAGAACCCGAGACAGCTGCGGGCGAACGTAATGGAGGAGGTCATCTCGAACGGGAGCGAGTTCCTGAAGCCCCTCGGAATGGCCGAAGTCTCGCTGCTTATGGAAAACGTCCCCAGCTACAACTTCGAGCAGGTCGAGATCAAGCGCCGGGTATTCCGCTCGGGAGAGACCGAGTACTACCTGAACGGGGTCCCCTGCAGGCTCAAGGACATCACGGACATATTCATCGACACAGGCTCCGGCGCAAGGGCCTACTCCGTCATCGGACAGGGCAGAGTGGACCAGATGATCACTGCGAAGCCGGAAGACAAGAGGACGCTCCTCGAAGAAGTGGCCGGCATAAGGAAGTACAAGATCAGGCGGAGGGAGACCGAGACCCGTATCAAGACGACGAGGGAGAACCTGAGCCGCGTAAGGGACATGGCGGGCGAAGTGAAGAGACAGATGGACACGCTGAGTCTCCAGGCGAAGCACGCGGAGGAATTCAGAGAGCTCTCGGAGGAATCGAGAAGGCTAGAAGCCGGGATACTGAGAGCGAGGATAGAGAGACTCGAAAATAAGAAGAAAACCGTAAGCGAGGAAAAAACAGCCGTCGAACAATCTATTGCCAAGTCCGAAGAGGAGATAATCCAGGTCATTAACCTCCTCAAAAAATTGAATAACCAGTCCCTGATCACGGACGATAAAGTGAGGGAGCTCGAAAACAGCATATACAGGACGAAAACAGAGCTCCAGACGAAGATATCCTCGCAGGAGCTTATAAAGACAGAGATATCGAGCATCGAGAGGTTCATCGAAAAGATAGAGAGCGAATCGGCGCTCCTGGGCGGCGAGCGCCTGAACCTGGCGGCGCAGACCGGGATCAAGAGAAGCGCGCTCGAAGAGGTAGGCCTCGAACTGGAAAAAGAGAAGGAGGAGATAGCCGCTAAAGAAAACATGCTGGCGGCGATCAAGACGGGGTTTGCAGAGATCCGAGCGGAGCATCAGGGGATCAGGGCTTCCCTCTTTAAAACACTCGACGAATACAGCTCTCTCAAAGGCGCGGCGCTGGGTTATGAAAAGGAATTAAAGGACCTCTATTCGAAGAAAGAGGTTATAGAGAAAGAGCTCTCCGAAATAGAGCTCGAGAGAAAGGCCGCAGCAGAAGAAATCTCGAACCTCGAGCGGACACTTTCGGAGAACGAGGCCAAACGGCAGCATATTTCCGAATCCAGGGACAGGCTGCTGGCTTCTCTCTCATCCCTGAGCGATGCGCAGGCAACAAAACGCGAGGAATACGACAGGGTCCAGGACAGGCTCAACGAGAGCTCCTCGAGACTCACCGTGCTCAACCAGATACAGGCAAACTACGAATGGCTCCCCGAGGGAATAAGGAATTACATCCTCGAGCATAAGGGAAACGGCGTGCTCGGCACGGTATCCGACTTCATTTCGGTCCCCGAGGGCTACGAGAAGGCCGTGGAAGCGGTGCTCGGGGATAAGATCAAATGGATACTCGTCGAGGAGAACTCGCAGGCGCTGAGCGCTATAGATTCCCTGAGACAGCGCTCCCTCGGCAGGGGGACGTTCGTTCCGGCGAGGGGGATCGAGGCTAAAGCGGCGTCAAACGGAAGACCTGCGAGTTCGAGGCCGCTTTCGGAAATAGTACACCTTGACAACAAACTGAGCGTAATCGAAAACATCCTTAACAGCGTATACATGGTCCCCTCTCTCGGCGAAGGATTGAGAATGCAGTCGGAAATGGGAGGGGGGTCGTCTTTCGTCACCGCCGAAGGTGATTACCTCCACCCCGACGGCGTTATCTCCGGCGGAACGGCGCAGCCCGGGGTGCTCGAGAGGAAAAGGGAGATAGAAAACCTCAAAACCCTTATAAGCGGCCTTGAGCGCGAGACAGACACGCTCGGCCTTGAAATCGAGGCCAACGAGCTCGAGATAAAGGGCTTGCACGCCGGAATAAAGGATTACGAGAGCGGTCTCGTCGAGACGGGGATCGTCGACGCGGAAACGAGGAAAGACATACTCAATTTCAAAAATAACCTCGAGAAGCTGGAGAGGCGGATCGAGGCAATAAGCCTGAACCTCCAGAAGACCGGCTCCGAGACCGACGAAAAGCTCAGGCTCATGGACGAAACGAGGGTGAAACTGGAGGGGCTCGATTCAGAGAAGTCGGTCCTTGAGCAGCGGTTCGGGGAAGTAGAGGGCAAAATCCAGAAGGCCGAGGAAGAGGAGCGCTCGGTCGAAAGGGAAATCGCGGAAAAGAAGGTCAAGTGCGCTTCCCTCGTAGAAAAGGAGAAGAGCCTCATCGAGGATTTAACGGAGCTCGAGAGAAGGATAAGGGACATAGACAGCCGCATCGAGCTCGAATCACGGAACATCGAGGAGAAAAAACAGGAGAAGCTGAGCTTTATAGAAAAGGACAGGTATACGGTCGAGGAGATAAGCCTCATAAATAAAGCCATTTCGGAAAACGAAGAGAAGCTTCAGGTGATGAGGCAGGAAAGGAACACCGTCGTAGAAGAGACAAGGGCCGCTAACGAGAACAGGGAGAGCCTGAATACAATTCTCTCCGATCTGAGGCTCAGGAACAATTCGCTTGAGCTCGACCTCAACAGTTTGCAAATCGAGGCGGAAAATATCAACGATATAATCGAGAGGACCAATCTTTCGGAAATAATATCGGGTATGGCGGAGAGGGGCGAGCCCGCCGAGATAAATATTCACGAAGAAGAAGCAAGACTTAAGAAGCTCCAGGCGCAGATCGAAAAATTCGGGCCGGTAAACCTGCTTGCCCCTGAGGAGTATAACAAGCTCGAAGAAAGACATAAATTCCTGAACGAGCAGATGGAAGACCTGAACCAGGCCATCAATTCGCTCGGGAAGGCTATAAACAAGATAGACAAGGAATCGGAAAAACGGTTCAGGGAGACCTTCGAGCTCATGGATCAGAAGTTCCAGGAGATATTCAGCCGTCTCTTCAGGGGCGGGGAAGGGAAGCTGGTGCTGACGGAGCCTGAGAACATGCTGGAGTCGGGAGTGGAGGTCATGGTCAGGCCGAGGGGGAAAAAATTCCAGGCCATAACGCTCCTTTCAGGGGGCGAGAAGGCCCTTTCCGCGATCGCCCTCATAATCGCAGCCTGCCTGATAAAGCCGGCACCTTTCCTCCTGTTCGACGAAATAGACGCGCCGCTCGACGACAGGAATACTTCCTATTTCATCGAGCTCGTTAAGGAAATAGACAGGAATTCCCAAGTGATACTGATAACCCATAACAAGAAGACCATGCAGCAGGTGAATTCCCTGATCGGCATCACTTCCAACAAGTCCGGCACTTCGACCGTGGTTTCGGTCGACCTGAGCTAA
- a CDS encoding DUF308 domain-containing protein: MNPRPRIYFYQGKPPAYLIPLVLLLGIVVFAILAVFGFFLGIAVGVALIIFGVMRLFSSNSKKKYRTIEEDGRTTIVLDREDYEVIEKGKKS, encoded by the coding sequence ATGAACCCCAGACCAAGAATTTACTTTTATCAGGGTAAGCCGCCCGCATATCTCATACCCCTCGTACTTTTACTGGGGATCGTGGTATTCGCAATACTCGCGGTATTCGGATTCTTCCTCGGGATCGCGGTGGGGGTCGCCCTTATCATATTCGGGGTCATGAGGCTTTTCTCTTCAAACAGCAAGAAGAAATACAGGACCATCGAAGAGGACGGCAGAACGACCATAGTCCTCGACAGGGAAGATTACGAGGTTATAGAAAAGGGTAAAAAGAGTTAA
- the folK gene encoding 2-amino-4-hydroxy-6-hydroxymethyldihydropteridine diphosphokinase encodes MPRVFISIGSNLGDRVLNCKKALGEVSAFARILRVSSAYETEPVGSEDQPPFINCAAEIETALHPLDLLDRLHEVEKRLGRIRDETWGPRTIDIDIIFYDDLVIDTEELKIPHVSAHARRFVLEPVCEIDPWLVHPGFGVRVYELLDKLEDTKKVEKVGNPSTLFPQ; translated from the coding sequence ATGCCGAGGGTCTTTATCAGCATAGGGTCGAATCTCGGGGACAGGGTGCTCAACTGTAAAAAAGCGCTCGGGGAGGTCTCGGCCTTCGCCAGGATACTGAGAGTCTCATCGGCATACGAGACCGAGCCCGTAGGGAGCGAAGACCAGCCCCCCTTCATAAACTGCGCTGCGGAGATAGAGACCGCGCTCCATCCCCTGGACCTGCTCGACCGCTTGCACGAAGTTGAAAAGAGATTGGGACGAATCAGGGACGAGACATGGGGGCCGAGGACTATAGATATCGATATTATATTTTACGACGACCTCGTAATAGATACGGAGGAGCTGAAAATCCCTCACGTGAGCGCCCACGCAAGAAGGTTCGTTCTCGAGCCCGTTTGCGAGATAGACCCGTGGCTCGTCCACCCGGGATTCGGAGTGCGCGTTTACGAGCTGCTGGATAAACTTGAGGATACGAAGAAGGTAGAAAAAGTCGGGAACCCGTCCACATTGTTTCCACAGTAA
- the folD gene encoding bifunctional methylenetetrahydrofolate dehydrogenase/methenyltetrahydrofolate cyclohydrolase FolD, translating to MAEIIDGKLVSQHIRNEVAEGVERLRAETGITAGLAAVLVGDNPASEIYVRNKRKACTEAGIYSEEHRLPCEATEEELLALVERLNADNNIHGILVQLPLPTQISETKILRAVSPLKDVDGFHPYNVGLLVEGKPRFISCTPHGIIKMLDFYKIGIEGKEAVVVGRSNIVGKPVSMLLLHRHATVTICHSRTKPLGEVTKRADILVAAIGRADFITADMVKEGAVVVDVGINRNDEGKLTGDVDFEGVNQKASYITPVPGGVGPMTIAMLLFNTLESARNFAAS from the coding sequence ATGGCTGAAATCATCGATGGCAAGCTTGTCTCGCAGCACATACGGAACGAGGTCGCTGAGGGAGTGGAGAGGCTCAGGGCGGAGACCGGAATAACGGCCGGCCTCGCGGCCGTTCTCGTCGGGGATAACCCGGCGTCTGAAATATATGTCAGGAACAAAAGAAAGGCCTGCACTGAAGCGGGCATCTACTCCGAGGAGCACAGGCTCCCCTGCGAGGCGACCGAGGAGGAGCTGCTCGCGCTCGTCGAGAGGCTTAATGCGGATAACAACATACACGGCATACTGGTCCAGCTCCCTCTCCCTACCCAGATAAGCGAAACGAAAATACTGAGGGCGGTATCCCCTCTTAAAGACGTAGACGGCTTTCATCCCTATAACGTCGGTCTCCTCGTCGAGGGGAAGCCGAGGTTCATTTCGTGCACCCCGCACGGGATAATAAAGATGCTCGATTTCTACAAGATAGGCATAGAGGGCAAGGAAGCGGTGGTCGTCGGAAGGAGCAATATAGTCGGGAAGCCCGTCTCCATGCTTCTGCTCCACCGCCACGCGACCGTGACGATATGCCATTCGCGCACGAAGCCCCTGGGGGAGGTGACGAAGAGGGCCGATATTCTCGTGGCGGCGATCGGGCGCGCCGATTTCATCACCGCCGACATGGTCAAGGAAGGTGCGGTCGTAGTAGACGTGGGGATAAACCGGAACGACGAAGGCAAGCTCACGGGGGACGTGGACTTTGAAGGGGTAAACCAAAAAGCCTCCTACATCACGCCCGTTCCCGGCGGGGTAGGGCCTATGACGATAGCTATGCTTCTCTTTAACACGCTCGAATCGGCCAGGAATTTCGCAGCTTCGTGA
- the secA gene encoding preprotein translocase subunit SecA, with product MISYIMKKIIGSQNDREIRRLGAIVERVNEYESEFQSLPNSAFALKTVEYRERIKNGLNGNGDPLEEEHYAKLEDALLEILPEAFALVREASRRTLGMRPFDVQLIGGLVLHLGRIAEMKTGEGKTLVAALPLYLNGITGLGAHLVTVNDYLARRDATWMGPIYKLLGLNIGVINHEISYLVEWEDPVRAQHAIDNDLSVWPSEYSEMEIPTEKNLDVLAAFKTKLVECPRKEAYRAHATYGTNNEFGFDYLRDNMKFSLNDYVQREHNYAIVDEVDSILIDEARTPLIISGPSEDSTQLYYDINNVVVKLKKEVDFTLDEKTRQVTPTEEGSNKVERALGISNVYDPANLEILHHVIQGLRAHNLFHRDVDYMVKDGKVIIVDEFTGRLMPGRRWSDGLHQAIEAKEDVEIENENQTLATITIQNYFRMYRKLAGMTGTADTEAFEFKNIYNLDVNVIPTNKPMIRADRNDSVYKSEREKFGAVVEEIKELYGKGRPILVGTTSIEKSERLSGMLQKLRIPHQVLNAKQHENEAEIVAQAGRIGGVTIATNMAGRGTDIILGGNHEYLARDILRKKFRVDPHEALPEQFEEAMLEAKSVCEGEKKSVLELGGLHIIGTERHESRRIDNQLRGRAGRQGDPGSSRFFVSLEDDLMRIFASETITKIMDKLGWEEGEPIEHKMITRSIENAQKKVEGRNFDIRKHLLDYDDVLNKQREVVYRKRREFLAGGENLKDNLYEMADEVIEDLVTETVPEKGNMDEAACGDLKEAVHGSFNIQIDTAGLTGNGTRREDVTEYIRTKIHEYYEGKETEITPETMRQIERYIMLQTLDYLWKDHLLNMDHLREGIGLRGYAQKDPLYEYKREGFEMFSSLMNRLSYDVCEKLFRVQPVSETDMERLERRRRAEQQRMTLSRGEEEESKKPVKRHDRKVGRNDPCPCGSGKKYKRCCGAS from the coding sequence ATGATTTCTTACATAATGAAGAAAATAATAGGCTCCCAGAACGACAGGGAAATTAGGAGACTGGGCGCCATTGTCGAGAGGGTCAACGAATACGAGAGCGAATTCCAGTCTCTTCCCAACAGCGCATTCGCGTTAAAAACCGTAGAGTACAGGGAAAGGATAAAGAACGGCCTGAACGGGAACGGCGATCCTCTGGAGGAGGAGCATTACGCGAAGCTCGAGGACGCGCTCCTCGAAATACTCCCAGAGGCCTTCGCGCTCGTAAGGGAAGCGTCCCGGAGGACCCTCGGCATGCGTCCTTTCGACGTCCAGCTCATAGGCGGCCTTGTGCTCCACCTGGGCAGGATCGCTGAAATGAAAACGGGGGAAGGAAAGACGCTTGTAGCCGCCCTGCCCCTGTATTTGAACGGCATCACCGGCCTCGGGGCGCACCTGGTGACGGTGAACGATTACCTGGCCAGGCGCGACGCTACGTGGATGGGACCGATATACAAGCTCCTAGGCCTTAACATAGGTGTAATAAACCACGAAATTTCCTATCTTGTGGAATGGGAAGACCCCGTAAGGGCTCAGCACGCAATAGATAACGACTTGAGCGTATGGCCCTCCGAATACTCCGAAATGGAGATACCGACCGAGAAGAACCTCGACGTGCTGGCCGCGTTCAAGACTAAGCTCGTCGAGTGCCCGAGGAAGGAGGCGTACAGGGCGCACGCGACCTACGGAACGAACAACGAGTTCGGGTTCGATTACCTTAGAGACAACATGAAGTTCTCTCTGAACGACTACGTCCAGAGAGAGCATAATTACGCGATCGTCGACGAAGTGGACAGCATCCTGATCGACGAAGCCAGGACGCCGCTTATCATATCGGGTCCGTCGGAGGACTCGACGCAGCTCTATTACGATATAAACAACGTGGTCGTAAAGCTCAAAAAAGAGGTCGATTTCACGCTCGACGAGAAGACGCGTCAGGTAACCCCGACCGAGGAAGGGTCGAACAAGGTCGAAAGGGCCCTCGGGATAAGCAACGTCTACGACCCGGCGAACCTCGAGATACTACACCACGTCATACAGGGGCTCCGCGCGCATAACCTCTTCCACCGAGACGTCGATTACATGGTAAAGGACGGCAAGGTGATTATCGTCGACGAATTCACGGGGAGGCTCATGCCCGGAAGACGCTGGAGCGACGGGCTCCATCAGGCGATCGAGGCCAAGGAGGACGTCGAGATAGAGAACGAGAACCAGACGCTCGCCACGATCACGATACAGAACTATTTCAGGATGTACAGGAAGCTCGCCGGGATGACGGGTACGGCGGACACGGAAGCCTTCGAGTTCAAGAATATCTACAACCTCGACGTAAACGTCATACCGACCAACAAGCCGATGATAAGGGCCGACAGGAACGACTCGGTATACAAGTCGGAAAGAGAGAAGTTCGGCGCCGTGGTCGAGGAGATAAAGGAGCTCTACGGCAAGGGACGGCCTATACTGGTGGGCACTACTTCGATAGAAAAATCGGAGAGGCTCTCCGGCATGCTCCAGAAGCTCCGCATACCCCATCAGGTGCTGAACGCGAAGCAGCACGAGAACGAAGCCGAGATCGTCGCCCAGGCGGGCAGGATCGGAGGCGTGACTATAGCGACGAACATGGCGGGCAGGGGCACGGACATCATACTCGGCGGAAACCACGAGTACCTGGCGAGGGACATACTCAGGAAAAAATTCAGGGTAGACCCTCATGAAGCCCTCCCGGAGCAGTTCGAGGAGGCCATGCTGGAGGCGAAATCCGTATGCGAGGGCGAGAAAAAGAGCGTGCTCGAGCTGGGGGGCCTCCACATCATAGGCACGGAGCGGCACGAATCGAGAAGGATAGACAACCAGCTGAGGGGAAGGGCGGGCAGACAGGGCGACCCCGGCTCTTCCAGGTTCTTCGTGTCCCTGGAAGACGACCTGATGAGGATATTCGCGTCCGAGACGATAACCAAGATCATGGACAAGCTCGGGTGGGAGGAAGGCGAGCCCATAGAGCACAAAATGATCACGCGCTCGATAGAGAACGCCCAGAAGAAGGTCGAGGGCAGGAACTTCGACATAAGGAAGCACCTTCTCGATTACGACGACGTGCTCAACAAGCAGAGGGAGGTCGTATACAGGAAAAGGAGGGAGTTCCTGGCCGGCGGGGAGAACCTCAAGGACAACCTCTATGAAATGGCCGACGAAGTCATAGAGGACCTCGTCACGGAAACTGTGCCGGAAAAGGGCAATATGGACGAGGCCGCATGCGGCGACCTGAAAGAAGCGGTCCACGGCTCGTTCAACATTCAGATCGACACGGCCGGGCTCACCGGAAACGGGACGAGAAGGGAAGACGTGACCGAGTACATACGGACGAAAATACACGAGTACTACGAAGGGAAAGAGACAGAGATAACGCCCGAGACCATGCGGCAGATCGAAAGATATATAATGCTCCAGACACTCGATTACCTCTGGAAGGACCACCTCCTGAACATGGATCATCTCAGGGAAGGCATAGGACTGAGGGGCTACGCGCAGAAGGACCCGCTCTACGAGTACAAGCGCGAGGGGTTCGAGATGTTCTCGTCTCTCATGAACCGCCTCTCCTATGACGTCTGCGAAAAGCTCTTCAGGGTGCAGCCCGTGAGCGAAACCGACATGGAGAGGCTCGAGAGGAGAAGGAGGGCCGAGCAGCAGCGCATGACCCTCAGCAGGGGAGAGGAAGAAGAGAGCAAGAAACCCGTCAAGAGACACGACAGGAAGGTGGGGAGGAACGACCCCTGCCCTTGCGGAAGCGGGAAGAAATACAAGAGATGCTGCGGCGCCTCGTAG
- a CDS encoding MoxR family ATPase gives MEPSEFSGRIRSLETNISAVIKGKPEIVKTAIVALISRSHMLIEDVPGVGKTTLAQALARSTALSFKRIQFTSDLLPSDILGVSVLDQSTGDFIFKPGPIFANIVLADEINRATPKTQSALLEAMNEAKATIDGTVRDMPQPFMVVATQNPFEYKGTFPLPENQLDRFAIRISIGYPDSESERRILSTSGPVNSWDGVNPVISKEEVVMLQKLSERVRTDDSILDYILAIITETRNPKMFELGVSPRGAIALKSAAQALALTEGRTYCIPEDVKKMAVPVLAHRVLLRSGRHMGRGGEEEAIREVLESVKVPI, from the coding sequence TTGGAACCGTCCGAGTTCTCAGGCAGGATACGAAGCCTCGAAACTAACATAAGCGCCGTCATAAAGGGGAAACCCGAGATAGTAAAAACGGCTATAGTGGCCCTCATTTCGAGGTCGCATATGCTGATAGAAGACGTCCCGGGCGTAGGCAAGACCACGCTGGCGCAAGCTCTAGCCAGGTCGACGGCCTTAAGCTTCAAGAGGATCCAGTTCACGAGCGACCTGCTCCCTTCAGACATTCTCGGAGTATCCGTACTCGATCAATCAACCGGTGATTTCATATTCAAGCCCGGGCCCATTTTCGCGAACATAGTCCTCGCCGACGAGATAAACAGGGCCACTCCAAAGACCCAGAGCGCGCTGCTCGAGGCGATGAACGAGGCGAAGGCGACGATCGACGGGACCGTCCGCGACATGCCCCAGCCGTTCATGGTAGTAGCAACGCAGAACCCTTTCGAATACAAGGGCACGTTCCCGCTCCCCGAGAATCAGCTCGACCGTTTCGCCATAAGGATCAGCATAGGCTATCCCGACAGCGAGAGCGAAAGGCGGATACTCTCGACGTCGGGCCCCGTAAACTCGTGGGACGGCGTAAACCCAGTGATATCGAAGGAGGAAGTAGTAATGCTCCAAAAACTGTCGGAGAGGGTGAGGACCGACGATTCCATTCTGGACTACATTCTAGCGATCATAACCGAGACGAGGAACCCGAAGATGTTCGAGCTAGGAGTGAGTCCGAGGGGGGCGATAGCGTTAAAGAGCGCGGCGCAGGCGCTCGCTCTCACGGAGGGGAGAACGTACTGCATACCCGAGGACGTGAAGAAGATGGCCGTCCCCGTGCTCGCTCACAGGGTGCTTCTGAGGAGCGGGCGTCACATGGGACGGGGCGGCGAGGAAGAGGCCATAAGAGAGGTGCTCGAGAGCGTAAAGGTGCCGATCTGA
- the thiD gene encoding bifunctional hydroxymethylpyrimidine kinase/phosphomethylpyrimidine kinase, which produces MGRKVPRALTIAGSDSGGGAGIQADLKTFTAFRVFGMSAITSVTAQNTESVLGISDLPAEFVELQIDAVLGDIGADAVKTGMLSNKDIVSAVSRKIKEYGIKNLVVDPVMVSKGGDTLLDAGAREALVSELFKLALMVTPNIPEAEVITGVRISSLSGMKQASEAIKSMGPGFVLVKGGHLENLADAIDVFYDGQNHYELKAPRIATKNTHGTGCTYSAAVCAALAQGFSPLDAVKEAKDFVTYAIMRSFELGKGHGPLNHFWKFD; this is translated from the coding sequence GTGGGTCGAAAGGTTCCGAGAGCACTGACAATTGCGGGTTCCGATTCGGGGGGAGGCGCGGGTATACAGGCCGACCTCAAGACCTTTACCGCGTTCAGGGTTTTCGGCATGTCGGCGATAACGTCCGTGACCGCCCAGAATACGGAATCCGTTCTGGGCATTTCGGACCTGCCGGCGGAGTTCGTCGAGCTCCAGATTGACGCCGTGCTCGGCGATATAGGAGCAGACGCCGTGAAGACCGGGATGCTCTCCAATAAAGATATCGTCTCGGCCGTGTCCAGGAAAATAAAAGAGTACGGGATAAAGAATCTCGTGGTCGACCCCGTCATGGTATCGAAGGGAGGGGATACTCTTCTCGACGCCGGGGCAAGGGAGGCATTGGTGAGCGAGCTCTTCAAGCTGGCTTTGATGGTGACACCTAACATCCCTGAAGCAGAGGTAATTACCGGGGTCAGGATATCGTCCTTATCGGGGATGAAGCAGGCGTCGGAAGCGATCAAGTCGATGGGCCCCGGATTCGTGCTCGTGAAGGGAGGCCACCTCGAAAACCTCGCGGACGCGATAGACGTTTTTTACGACGGGCAAAACCACTACGAGCTGAAAGCGCCCAGGATCGCGACAAAAAACACGCACGGAACCGGGTGTACTTATTCGGCGGCCGTTTGCGCAGCGCTTGCACAGGGATTTTCCCCGTTAGACGCGGTGAAGGAGGCCAAGGACTTTGTCACTTATGCAATAATGCGCTCTTTCGAGCTCGGGAAAGGGCACGGACCACTGAACCATTTCTGGAAATTCGATTGA
- a CDS encoding 4a-hydroxytetrahydrobiopterin dehydratase has product MALMSDAEIEEGLSGLKGWERKGNEIVKVYRNKNFVESIGFVNKVAILAEKADHHPDILIQYKNVTLTLSTHSKGGLTEKDFKLAGEIDAL; this is encoded by the coding sequence ATGGCGCTCATGTCCGATGCGGAGATTGAGGAGGGTCTCTCGGGCCTCAAGGGCTGGGAGCGTAAGGGGAACGAGATCGTCAAGGTCTACAGGAACAAGAACTTCGTCGAATCCATCGGGTTCGTTAATAAGGTAGCGATACTGGCCGAGAAGGCGGACCACCATCCCGACATACTCATACAATACAAAAACGTGACATTGACTTTATCTACGCACAGCAAAGGGGGACTGACGGAGAAGGATTTCAAGCTCGCGGGGGAGATCGACGCTCTTTAG
- a CDS encoding OB-fold domain-containing protein, with product MAEISEKDEVLFPELFKVDNEGRVRLVAGYSKESNNWTFPKYLADPVSFSDEVEERLLSPTGELHSFTVVRRSMPEFPVPYALALVDFPEGVRVMAQVETSDPEGLKIGQKMGVTIGTVKKSKDGRDVKSYKFVPVSN from the coding sequence ATGGCAGAGATTTCAGAGAAGGACGAAGTTCTGTTCCCGGAGCTTTTCAAGGTGGACAATGAAGGCAGGGTCAGGCTCGTGGCGGGGTACTCGAAAGAGTCTAATAACTGGACTTTCCCGAAATACCTGGCCGACCCGGTAAGCTTCTCGGACGAAGTCGAAGAGAGGCTGCTCAGCCCCACGGGAGAGCTGCATTCATTTACGGTCGTAAGGAGGAGCATGCCCGAGTTCCCCGTCCCATACGCGCTTGCGCTCGTAGATTTTCCGGAGGGAGTCAGGGTCATGGCCCAGGTCGAAACGAGTGACCCGGAGGGACTGAAAATCGGCCAGAAGATGGGAGTCACGATAGGGACCGTGAAGAAATCCAAGGACGGCAGGGACGTTAAATCGTATAAATTCGTACCCGTCAGCAACTGA